Genomic segment of Dermochelys coriacea isolate rDerCor1 chromosome 16, rDerCor1.pri.v4, whole genome shotgun sequence:
AATGCTGCGTCGGAAACCAACCCGTTTGGAGCTGAAACTAGATGATATAGAAGAGTTTGAGAGTATTAGAAAGGATCTTGAGGTGAGAGTAAACCTTCTGGAGACACCCTGTATGGAAACCAGGTGACTGAACCCTGGTAATTTGGATTTGTATATAATGGGGCTTGTCTGAGAATAGAGCCTCTCTGCAGCAGTGTATGAGCATGTAGATACCCCTCAAAAACCAACAGAAAATTTCAGCTAGCGCAGAGCAGCAGCCTTTTTACTTAGTGATGGCTCATGCACCGAGCATCTTACTCCTATGCTCTACAGTCTCTGCAGCTTCCAGCTAATGTCTGGGTGCAGTTCAAGTTGGTTGATCATTTGGCTGCTGTGTATCTTAGACGTCTGCTTTTCTCCTCTTCTCAGTAGTCGAGTGAAGCTGGGAGTCTTGATTTGACAGTCCCTAAATTGGTACCTCTGGGGCCTGTCATTCTCAATGGAGAACTCTGATGTTGGAACTTGCTTTCTTGGGACCTTAATTGTGTGACCTTCAGGATATCTTGCAAGGCCTGCCTATCTGCTCAGGCTGTCCCTGAGGGGATGGGTGAGTGGAGAGGGACTCTATCTATCTTTGGTAGGGGGTGCAGAGGAGCATTAATGTAGATTTATCATTGTGTGAATGACATTTGTATTCATGCACTTGCAGCCATTGGGACAAGCATAATATTTACACTGAAAACACAGAATGATGTTAGTTGGGAATCTTAGGGCTATAGGGGTGCAGTAGTTCTGTGAAAAGCTCTGGAACTTCTTAAAACTTCAGAGCCATCAGAATCCCTTCCTGGAATGATAGCTATCATaattcatgcatccaatgaagtgagctgtagctcacgaaagcttatgctcaaatacatttgttagtctctaaggtgccacaagtactccttttcataattcGGAGTGTAACTGGCCTTCTCCATTTCTTCAGGGAATGGCTGTGCACCCGACCTTCCACTCCCCCCACATTTTTTGAGTCACTTTATCTCTGAATGCATCCTGGGCAAGACTTGGCTTGACTGAGTCCCTTAACTTGCAGTGCACTGCCATGCACCTGTGTGACTGTAGCATCATCCCTATTAATTGATAGTCATTTATATACATGCGGGTTGTGAGGTGTCTTAATACTGTGATTTGTGTATTAACACTTATGGGACAACATATTTtcattagggctgttgattaatcagttaactcgcgcgattaactcaaattaattgcgattaaaaattaatcacagtatttaattgcactgttaaacaatagtataccaatttaaatgtattaaatattttttattttctacattttcatatatattgtgttgtaattgaaagcaaagtgtatatttttattacaaatacttacactgtaaaaatgataaaatactatttttcaattcatctcatacaaatattgtagtgcaatctgtcgtgaaagtgcaacttacaaatgtacgtTTTTTtcttgcataactgcactcaaataaaatggtgtaaaacttcagagcttacaagtccactcagtcctacttcttattcagccaatcgctaagacaaacaagtttgtttacaatttacaggagataatgctgccctcttcttatttacagtgttaccagaaagtgagaacaggcatttgcatcgcacttttgtagctggcattgcaaggtatttacatgccagatatgctaaacatccttatgccccttcatgcttcggccaccactccagaggatatgcttccaagctgatgacgcttgttaaaaaaatgtgttaattaaatttgtgactgacctctttgggggagaattgtatgtcgtctgctctgttttacctgcattctgccatatatttcatgttatagcagtcttggataatgacccagcacgtgtttgttttaagaacactttcacagaagatttgacaaaacacgcagaagataccaatgtgagatttctaaagataggtacagcaagcactcaacccaaagtttaagaatctgaagtgccttcaaaaatctgagTGGGATGAGGTGTGgcacatgttttcagaagtcttaaaagagcaacactccgatgcagaaactacagaactcgaaccaccaaaaaagaaagtcaaccttctgctggtggcatcttactcagataatgaaaatgaacatgcatcggtctgcactgctttggattgctgtggagcagaacccatcattcaGAGCCGCATGTCCCCTTGAATGGTgattaaagcatgaagggacatatgaatcttcagcacatctggcacataaatatcttgcaacgccagctacaacagtttCATCataacgcctgttctcactttcagaagacattgtaaacaagaagcaggcagtattatcacctgaaaatgtaaacaaacttgtttgagtgattagctgaacaagaaataggactaagTGGACTGGCAGGccataaaattttacattgttttacttttgaatgcagattttttttgtacataattctacatttgtaagttcagctttcatgataatgagattgcactacagtgcttgtattaggtgaattgaaaaatactattttttttacagtgcatatacttgtaatcaaaaataaatataaagtgagcactgtatactttgtctgtgttgtaactgaaatcaatatatttgaaaatgtagaaaacatccaaaaatatttaaatgatattctattgtttaacagcatgattagtcatgtgattaatcacaattaatatttttaattgcttgacagccctatttttcaTCCTTATGGCTATTCAAAAATATCCAATGAAATTGTTCTGTCTGTAAGTAGTTTTCCTGTAATGAAATCAGCTTACCTAACATTTTCCCTACCTTCACAGTTCGAAGGCTTTCCCTGTGATCAGTTGTCAGAGCTGAAATAGACATCTCCTTGACAGTGCTAACATTCCCTCCATGGAAGTTTCTCTAGTTTTCCATCGTCCTTATTTTTAgttgatcacttttttttccccccgccccttcccccagagtCGCAAGAAGCAGCATGAAGATGTGGAAGTAGTGGGAGCCAGTGATGGAGAAGGAGCTATTGGTCTGAGCAATGAGCACAAGAGTCGAGAACAAATGATAAATGACCGAATTGGTTACAAACCTCAACCCAAACCCAACAACCGTTCCTCCCAGTTTGGAAGCTTTGAATTCTAGAGATTTGATGGCCTGCTACCTTCCACGGGCAATTGAGTATTGGACCCTGATGGGGTGTTCATCCCAGACAGTGCTGGCAGAGATGTTCAAAGGCTGTTTGGGCAGCTCTAGAGTTGGCTGGGATGGGCCTGTGTTTGCCAATGTGTCTTGGGCTTTAATAGGGGAAAGTGCCTTTCCCCAAGGCTGGTGGGATGTGTTTTTAACCTGACTTGTTACTGTACCTCCAGAAACCCCTCTGCCCAGCcactttgttttaaataaatattttttttttttaaatgagacgCTGTTAATGTATGAGAACGCACAGAGGGGCAGGTAAAGAGGAATGGAAAATGTTAACAGCAGAGTTGGCCTCCTGTGGGGGAGAAAAATAGGAATCAACCGTGGCCACTGTCCCCATGGGGATTTGCACAGAGGCAAAGCTCTGCCTCCATGGAGCAATCGTTTCGGTGTTCTTAAAAACCCAGCTCCAAGTGGTGCAGGTGTGTGAGCCCAGGGGAGTAATTCAGAGAGGTGTCACTCACATTTTTATGGACTGGGTACCTGTGAGTGAAAGCCTCAGTATCTCTGCACACCAGGGCGCGGCAGGGCAAGCTTCCCTAGACACTGCACTCACACAACTGCCTTACTGTTTACTCCTAAGTTGTCGAATCCTTGGCCTCTCCTGAGCGTGCCACGAAGGGAGCCAAGTATGATGGCTGCTGTGTGGATTGCTGGTTTACTAGGAAATGGACCAGGCTTCAACTAATTTCACAGAAGTCATTTCATAGCTGCATTCAGACAGCTACTGCCAAGCTGAGGTGGATTTGAGGCTCAAATCTCTTTCACAATCCAATCTCCCTCTCCAAATACTTCCAACAGTATAAATGGAAGGCTGGGGAGGTGACTCACTTTGTGGGCTTTCTGATCAGTAAGTTTGACTTGGACAATGGAAGTAGTAAATAATTAAAAGCCAGACAGTGTAACTAGGCTGTAGCTGTTTGGAGAGGATTTTTAGAGTGCTGAGGGGCGTTGGCTGTAAAGAGCAAAGGCCACCAATCATAGCTGCATAGCTTAATGTCACAGACAAAAAATACCCCTAAACTGATTGTTTTCTAGCAGAGGCTGATCAGCaaaatatacaggtttcagatgAAGGTTAGCAGTGCTAGGGTTAACTGGCTGCATAGGCAGCACATGTACCTGAGTGAGGTCATGGTCAGCTAAAGGGATGGAGTTCAGGTCACAAGTAAGTGACAGAGAAAGCTAGGTTTCAGAGGGAACTGAGTCTCGGTGTACAAGACTGACACTCCACTCCCTACTGGCTGAGCTTGGGGACAGAAGGCAGGACATGGGCCCTCAGAGTGGATGACTAAGTTAACATCTCTTTGTCACCTGTCCAAGGTTGTTTCCCACTAGCTTTTGATGTATTAGCCATTCTTGTTCCAAGTAGCTGAAGTGATGGAGTAACCACCATTTTTTGTACTACACAGTGGCAATTTTTCCCTGTCTTAGTTTTGTCCTGCTACTCCTAGTTATAAACTCATCTATCATAGTAAATTCCTTTCCAGCATTGCCGTTCACCCACTTGAAACAGCTGTAGATTTATGGGCCCTCTGCTCAGGATGTATATAGAAAGCAGATTTTGGTGGAGGTTGTGCTAACTACTGTTCCTCTACTTGACTTTTCCCATTTATTGTAAGCTTACATGAACAGAAAGCTACCCTTCGTAGTCATGCATCAGTGAGCTCCAGCACTACTGTCCCAAGAGCTTTGGAGGCTGTTTTTCATGTGCTGGTATTGGTACTCAAGTGCCCCAGTAGATGTTGTTCCTTTTCTCCATTCTTAAACACAGCAAGCCTGGTACTCAAAGCCTCTGCAGTGTACTTGTCCTGTGAAGGTGGGTCGACTGGAAAGGGGCTGGCAATAAGGCCACGTTGAGCAGTCTAGGTGCTGACTCCATAGGCCATTTACAGCTGGGTAGTTACTCCTTGTGGAGGCTGGTGGTGCCTGCTCTGGCTCAGTGCCCAGCTTCACCTTTTCCATGTTGGAGGTACATGTTCCAAGACACTTCCACCCCAGTAAAATGCAGTCTACTTTATTAACTAATTATATATAGGAGGAGCTCTATTTACATTTCAGACAAGTTGTTTCCAGAACAatggatttaaaaacaatatcATGGTCCCCTGTAACCAACCCTGTGATACAGCTGGAATCAGCTATAGTTCATCTAAAAGGCACTACCCCAGTTGTTTCCTAAAGGCACTTAgataaaaaagcaacaaaaagacagtttatTTGCAACAGAATTCAGAGCCTAGGAGATGACTGAACACTGTGTAATTCATCCAAGGTCACAATCAGGAGGCACAGTCTGAAAACAACATACTTGCATACAGCCCACCATACATTATCTTTAAGCATGTTAAATACATGCATCATTTAAGAACAATTATTAGTCATTGAAGGGGGGGCTTTCCTCCAATAGAAGCCTAGTGTCAGCATCAGGAGGTCTGCCTCAAACGCTCCTGCAAAAGATTCCAGGCAGGAAAAGGGGTGTTACTAGAAGGTGCTCTAGGGAGGTTGGCAAATCAACCAGCCTGGGCCAGGAACACAGGGATGTTAGGACTGATGCACCATGTGGAGATTGTAACCCAGTGAGGCATGTGGCTCTGTCAGTTTATTTTATAAACACCCCACGGGATTGTCAATTTACATTTAACCACAAAGGGTAAAACCTGGCCATGGATTGAAGGCTCATGAGAAGCCCACAGAGATAATAGGGGCACACTCATATTAAGTGAGCCTCAAGGCTAAGACTTGGCCCTGGCCACTCTTAGCAAACTTGTGAAATGCAATGATTCAGGCTAGTAAAGTTTGTGGAGATTGCGAGAGAGCAAAGTCTCATCAAGCTGTGAAA
This window contains:
- the CDC26 gene encoding anaphase-promoting complex subunit CDC26; protein product: MLRRKPTRLELKLDDIEEFESIRKDLESRKKQHEDVEVVGASDGEGAIGLSNEHKSREQMINDRIGYKPQPKPNNRSSQFGSFEF